In Chitinibacter sp. SCUT-21, a single genomic region encodes these proteins:
- a CDS encoding molybdopterin-dependent oxidoreductase encodes MLRAIFLAVALLCGTSIYAAEKDNDKVILLVTGQVKQPQALSLKELDKLPQKKKTVKTPWYETAQTFEGPLLRDVIKLAGGKGRVMKLQALNDYKIEVPVSDIERYDVILASRLNGKTMSVREKGPLFVMYPFDTQPELRKTDYFSRCAWQLKQITLE; translated from the coding sequence ATGCTACGAGCAATCTTTCTGGCAGTGGCTTTATTGTGTGGTACGAGCATATATGCCGCAGAAAAAGATAACGACAAAGTCATTTTGCTGGTGACCGGACAAGTGAAGCAGCCGCAAGCATTGAGTTTGAAAGAGTTGGACAAGCTGCCACAAAAGAAAAAAACGGTGAAAACCCCTTGGTACGAGACTGCGCAAACTTTCGAAGGCCCCTTATTACGTGATGTGATTAAGTTAGCCGGCGGAAAAGGGCGAGTGATGAAATTACAAGCACTTAATGATTACAAAATTGAGGTGCCTGTGAGCGATATCGAGCGATACGACGTTATTTTAGCTAGTCGTCTGAACGGAAAAACGATGTCGGTGCGTGAAAAAGGCCCCTTGTTTGTGATGTATCCCTTTGATACGCAGCCAGAGCTGAGAAAAACCGATTATTTTAGTCGCTGCGCTTGGCAGCTAAAGCAGATTACCTTGGAGTAA